The Streptomyces sp. NBC_01268 genome window below encodes:
- a CDS encoding winged helix-turn-helix transcriptional regulator — MNVPDQVSEGLAICQLRDVLDRVGDKWSVLIMAILGDGPRRYSELRRSIDGISQRMLTLTLRSLERDGLVIRTVTPSTPPRVDYELTPVGHTLSTEVGSLIKWSEQHREYISMSRRTFDSE; from the coding sequence ATGAATGTTCCTGACCAGGTCAGCGAGGGTCTGGCCATCTGTCAGCTGCGGGATGTGCTCGACCGGGTCGGCGACAAGTGGAGCGTTCTGATCATGGCGATCCTGGGGGACGGGCCCCGGCGCTATTCGGAGCTCCGGCGCTCCATCGACGGCATCTCCCAGCGCATGCTGACGCTCACCCTGCGCAGCCTGGAGCGCGACGGCCTGGTGATCCGGACCGTGACGCCCAGCACGCCGCCGCGGGTCGACTACGAACTGACGCCGGTCGGGCACACCCTGTCCACGGAGGTGGGCTCCCTCATCAAGTGGTCCGAGCAGCACCGCGAGTACATCAGCATGTCGCGGAGGACCTTCGACTCCGAGTGA
- a CDS encoding luciferase domain-containing protein, giving the protein MAVDLSVLPPRKGPRPETTGREIPHDQLEDFSPPEIRDALVARAQQLPGVFTSPSLVSEPGSMALRLNRSNRPFEAFLHPSVDEFGHIHRSGFMHLAVPVEALPALTELGWIEPHPITRRAEFPDSIVMLYAPRDEDELEVAAVVLQASYEQAVA; this is encoded by the coding sequence ATGGCCGTCGATCTGAGCGTTCTGCCCCCGCGCAAGGGACCCCGTCCCGAGACGACCGGCCGGGAGATCCCGCACGACCAGCTCGAGGACTTCTCCCCGCCGGAGATCCGTGACGCCCTGGTGGCGCGTGCCCAGCAGCTGCCGGGCGTCTTCACCAGCCCCAGCCTGGTCTCCGAGCCCGGCTCCATGGCCCTGCGGCTGAACCGGAGCAACCGGCCCTTCGAGGCCTTCCTGCACCCGTCGGTCGACGAGTTCGGGCACATCCACCGGTCCGGCTTCATGCACCTCGCGGTGCCGGTCGAGGCCCTGCCGGCGCTCACCGAGCTCGGCTGGATCGAGCCGCACCCCATCACCCGGCGCGCGGAGTTCCCGGACAGCATCGTGATGCTCTACGCGCCCCGCGACGAGGACGAGCTGGAGGTCGCGGCCGTGGTGCTGCAGGCCTCGTACGAGCAGGCCGTGGCCTGA
- a CDS encoding NADP-dependent oxidoreductase — translation MRAVTIEEFGAAPTVNEVAKPVPGPGEILVKVSHSSLNGFDGAVIYGFLKDVLEHKFPVTLGKDFAGTVEAVGEGVGRTAGERVFGVVMKPVVQDGALAEYVVVGEGYGIAAAPEGLDSAHAGALGLAGSAAVGVIDALAPQQGETVLVIGATGGVGAYAVQLAAKTGATVIATAKPGAETEFVKGLGATHVVDHTGDLAAQIRALSPGGVHAAAHLAGDPGAAVALVAAGGRLASTLGFGPEAATELDITVTSVMANPDPATLERLADAVVSGALTVPIAETYALDAVGQGFAAFGAGTVGKIGVSVA, via the coding sequence ATGCGTGCAGTGACCATCGAGGAATTCGGCGCCGCCCCCACCGTCAACGAGGTGGCCAAGCCGGTCCCCGGCCCCGGCGAGATCCTGGTCAAGGTCAGCCACTCCTCCCTCAACGGCTTCGACGGCGCCGTCATCTACGGCTTCCTCAAGGACGTCCTTGAGCACAAGTTCCCGGTGACCCTCGGCAAGGACTTCGCCGGCACGGTCGAGGCCGTCGGCGAGGGCGTCGGCCGCACCGCCGGCGAGCGGGTCTTCGGCGTCGTGATGAAGCCGGTCGTCCAGGACGGCGCACTCGCCGAGTACGTGGTGGTGGGCGAGGGCTACGGCATCGCCGCCGCCCCCGAGGGCCTGGACTCCGCCCACGCCGGCGCGCTCGGCCTGGCCGGCTCCGCCGCCGTCGGCGTGATCGACGCGCTCGCCCCCCAGCAGGGCGAGACGGTGCTGGTGATCGGCGCGACCGGTGGCGTCGGCGCGTACGCGGTGCAGCTCGCCGCCAAGACCGGCGCGACCGTCATCGCCACCGCCAAGCCGGGCGCGGAGACCGAGTTCGTCAAGGGCCTCGGCGCCACCCACGTCGTCGACCACACCGGCGACCTGGCCGCCCAGATCCGCGCGCTCTCCCCGGGCGGCGTGCACGCCGCGGCCCACCTGGCCGGCGACCCCGGTGCCGCCGTCGCGCTGGTCGCCGCCGGCGGCCGGCTCGCCTCCACCCTGGGCTTCGGCCCCGAGGCCGCCACCGAGCTCGACATCACCGTCACCTCCGTGATGGCCAACCCCGACCCGGCCACCCTGGAGCGCCTCGCCGACGCGGTCGTCTCCGGCGCCCTCACGGTGCCGATCGCCGAGACCTACGCCCTGGACGCGGTCGGCCAGGGCTTCGCCGCCTTCGGCGCGGGCACCGTCGGCAAGATCGGCGTCTCCGTCGCCTGA
- a CDS encoding methyltransferase, with protein sequence MDAPTSAAAEQRQPDFGRMFEMVTSFWVARAVHAGTVLGLPDHVAERPRTSTELATLTGTDPRSLHRLLRALAGVGVLSVDERGRYATTALGDTLRTDLPGSLASFVQLELGAAHHGTWGLLADAVRTGEPVFAAASGHPIWEYFERTPEMADHLGKAMTGLTAMVADAVLEVFDFSSYGKIVDVGGGEGGFLSAILGAHPEASGIVFDLPHVVANGRTRIADAGLADRCDLVGGSFFEKVPEGGDLYTMKWVLHDWNDESSIEILKSVRRVMPDDGRLLVVDTVVPEDGGFSPSKIIDLNMMVLSGGQERTAEEFRALLDAAGFTLTRILPTASPSSVVEAIPTR encoded by the coding sequence ATGGACGCACCCACCAGCGCCGCCGCCGAGCAGCGCCAGCCCGACTTCGGCCGGATGTTCGAGATGGTCACCAGCTTCTGGGTGGCCCGCGCCGTGCACGCCGGAACCGTGCTCGGCCTCCCCGACCACGTCGCCGAGCGGCCCCGGACCTCCACCGAGCTCGCCACCCTGACCGGCACCGACCCGCGCTCCCTGCACCGGCTGCTGCGCGCGCTCGCCGGCGTCGGCGTGCTGAGCGTCGACGAGCGGGGCCGGTACGCGACCACGGCCCTCGGCGACACCCTGCGCACCGACCTCCCCGGCTCGCTCGCCTCCTTCGTCCAGCTGGAGCTCGGCGCCGCGCACCACGGCACCTGGGGCCTGCTGGCCGACGCGGTACGCACCGGGGAGCCGGTCTTCGCGGCCGCGTCCGGCCACCCGATCTGGGAGTACTTCGAGCGCACGCCGGAGATGGCCGACCACCTCGGCAAGGCCATGACCGGGCTGACCGCGATGGTCGCCGACGCCGTCCTGGAGGTCTTCGACTTCTCCTCGTACGGGAAGATCGTCGACGTCGGCGGCGGCGAGGGCGGCTTCCTGAGCGCGATCCTCGGCGCCCACCCCGAGGCGTCGGGCATCGTGTTCGACCTGCCCCACGTGGTCGCCAACGGCCGGACCCGGATCGCCGACGCGGGCCTCGCGGACCGCTGCGACCTGGTCGGCGGCAGCTTCTTCGAGAAGGTCCCCGAGGGCGGCGACCTCTACACGATGAAGTGGGTCCTGCACGACTGGAACGACGAGTCCAGCATCGAGATCCTCAAGTCCGTGCGGCGCGTGATGCCGGACGACGGACGGCTCCTGGTGGTGGACACGGTCGTCCCGGAGGACGGCGGCTTCTCGCCGAGCAAGATCATCGACCTCAACATGATGGTCCTCAGCGGCGGCCAGGAGCGCACCGCGGAGGAGTTCCGCGCCCTCCTCGACGCGGCGGGCTTCACGCTCACGCGCATCCTGCCGACGGCCTCGCCGAGCAGCGTGGTCGAGGCGATCCCGACCCGCTGA
- a CDS encoding DoxX family protein has protein sequence MFIAYVVLAILVSLVLLGSARGKLVRDEKIVAGMQKVNVPDNWLPRLATLEILGAIGLIAGIWFRPLGIAAGVGVVLYFLGAIVTHIRAKDGKGAPVPAVLALLAAAPVVLGLAAN, from the coding sequence GTGTTCATCGCATACGTCGTCCTGGCGATCCTGGTCTCGCTGGTCCTGCTCGGATCGGCGCGCGGCAAGCTGGTGCGCGACGAGAAGATCGTCGCCGGCATGCAGAAGGTCAACGTCCCGGACAACTGGCTGCCCCGCCTCGCCACGCTGGAGATCCTGGGCGCGATCGGCCTGATCGCGGGCATCTGGTTCCGCCCGCTGGGCATCGCCGCCGGCGTGGGCGTGGTCCTCTACTTCCTCGGCGCGATCGTCACCCACATCCGCGCCAAGGACGGCAAGGGCGCCCCGGTCCCCGCGGTCCTCGCACTGCTCGCCGCCGCGCCGGTCGTCCTCGGCCTCGCCGCCAACTGA
- a CDS encoding mycothiol-dependent nitroreductase Rv2466c family protein: protein MTAATENPTPVDFWFDPLCPWTWLTSRWLVEVERQGLVEIRWNVMSLAILNQDRIDQIPEQFRELLGPKGWRPVRALVAVKDKFGNEAAARLYAQLGERFHPGGRAPELDVIREALEAADLPDRAAAELIAYAENDTYDDAVRTSHEASQAAVGEEAGSPVLAVPGPEGEPLGFFGPILSRVPRGEAAARLWQATRLAASVPGFAEFKRARVEGPVFD, encoded by the coding sequence ATGACCGCCGCCACCGAGAACCCGACCCCGGTCGACTTCTGGTTCGACCCGCTGTGCCCCTGGACCTGGCTCACCTCGCGCTGGCTGGTGGAGGTGGAGCGTCAGGGCCTCGTCGAGATTCGTTGGAATGTCATGAGCCTGGCGATTCTCAACCAGGACCGGATCGACCAGATCCCGGAGCAGTTCCGGGAGTTGCTGGGCCCGAAGGGCTGGCGCCCGGTGCGCGCTCTGGTGGCGGTCAAGGACAAGTTCGGCAACGAGGCGGCCGCCCGCCTGTACGCGCAGCTGGGCGAGCGCTTCCACCCCGGCGGCCGGGCCCCCGAACTCGACGTGATCCGCGAGGCGCTGGAGGCGGCGGACCTGCCGGACAGGGCGGCCGCCGAGCTCATCGCGTACGCGGAGAACGACACGTACGACGATGCGGTGCGCACCTCGCACGAGGCGAGCCAGGCGGCGGTGGGCGAGGAGGCCGGCAGCCCGGTCCTCGCGGTGCCTGGCCCGGAGGGGGAGCCGCTGGGCTTCTTCGGCCCGATCCTGTCGCGGGTGCCGCGGGGCGAGGCGGCGGCGCGGCTGTGGCAGGCGACCCGGCTGGCGGCCTCGGTTCCGGGCTTCGCGGAGTTCAAGCGGGCGAGGGTGGAGGGCCCGGTCTTCGACTGA
- a CDS encoding M4 family metallopeptidase — MVVVGVQSGSASADAQREAGATALALSKTQRAAAIQDAQAAAVGTAASIGLSAPEKLVARDVVKDADGTVHTRYERTYEGIPVLGGDLVVHQKKNGARSTTKATQARIAVADTTPELSAAVVGKTAVASSGARSAAASSARKVIWAATGKPVLAWETVVTGTQADGTPSRRHVVTDATSGKELYSYESIETGVGNTEYSGQVTLGTSGSYTLTDAARGGHKTYDLKGGTSGTGTLFTNSTDVWGNGLASNRETAAADAHYGAAVTWDFYKNELGRSGIRGDGVAAYSRVHYGNAYVNAFWDDACFCMTYGDGTNNSAPLTSLDVAGHEMSHGLTSSTANLRYSGESGGLNEATSDIFGTSVEFYAANSTDVGDYLIGEKIDINGDGTPLRYMDKPSKDGKSADYWSKSVGRLNVHYSSGPANHFFYLLSEGSGTKTVNGVTYNSPTYDNSTLAGIGRQKAYKIWYKALSTYMTSSTGYSGARTATLSAATDLYGAGSTEYNAVAAAWKAINVK, encoded by the coding sequence ATGGTCGTCGTCGGAGTCCAGTCCGGCTCCGCCAGCGCCGATGCCCAGCGCGAAGCCGGCGCGACCGCCCTCGCCCTCAGCAAGACGCAGCGCGCCGCCGCCATCCAGGACGCCCAGGCCGCCGCCGTCGGCACCGCCGCGTCCATCGGCCTCTCCGCCCCGGAGAAGCTGGTCGCCCGTGACGTCGTCAAGGACGCGGACGGCACCGTCCACACCCGCTACGAGCGCACGTACGAGGGCATCCCGGTCCTCGGCGGCGACCTCGTCGTGCACCAGAAGAAGAACGGCGCGCGCTCGACCACCAAGGCGACCCAGGCCCGGATAGCCGTGGCGGACACGACCCCGGAGCTGTCGGCGGCCGTCGTCGGCAAGACGGCCGTGGCGTCCTCGGGTGCCCGGTCCGCGGCGGCCTCCTCGGCCCGCAAGGTGATCTGGGCGGCCACCGGCAAGCCGGTCCTGGCGTGGGAGACCGTGGTCACCGGCACCCAGGCCGACGGCACGCCGAGCCGCCGTCACGTCGTCACCGACGCGACCAGCGGCAAGGAGCTGTACTCCTACGAGTCCATCGAGACCGGCGTCGGCAACACCGAGTACAGCGGCCAGGTGACGCTGGGTACCTCGGGCTCGTACACGCTGACCGACGCGGCTCGCGGCGGCCACAAGACGTACGACCTGAAGGGCGGCACGTCCGGCACGGGCACGCTCTTCACCAACTCCACGGACGTGTGGGGCAACGGCCTGGCGAGCAACCGCGAGACCGCGGCGGCGGACGCGCACTACGGTGCGGCGGTCACGTGGGACTTCTACAAGAACGAGCTGGGCCGCAGCGGCATCCGCGGCGACGGCGTCGCGGCGTACTCGCGCGTGCACTACGGCAACGCGTACGTGAACGCGTTCTGGGACGACGCGTGCTTCTGCATGACGTACGGCGACGGCACCAACAACTCGGCGCCGCTGACCTCCCTGGACGTGGCGGGCCACGAGATGTCCCACGGCCTGACCTCCTCGACGGCGAACCTGCGCTACAGCGGTGAGTCCGGCGGTCTGAACGAGGCGACGTCCGACATCTTCGGCACGTCGGTCGAGTTCTACGCGGCGAACTCCACGGACGTCGGCGACTACCTCATCGGCGAGAAGATCGACATCAACGGCGACGGCACCCCGCTGCGCTACATGGACAAGCCGAGCAAGGACGGCAAGTCCGCCGACTACTGGTCGAAGTCGGTCGGCCGCCTGAACGTGCACTACTCCTCGGGCCCGGCGAACCACTTCTTCTACCTGCTGTCCGAGGGCAGCGGCACGAAGACGGTCAACGGCGTGACCTACAACTCCCCGACCTACGACAACTCCACCCTCGCGGGCATCGGCCGCCAGAAGGCCTACAAGATCTGGTACAAGGCCCTGTCCACCTACATGACCTCGTCCACGGGCTACTCGGGCGCCCGCACCGCCACGCTCTCGGCGGCGACCGACCTGTACGGCGCCGGCAGCACCGAGTACAACGCGGTGGCGGCGGCGTGGAAGGCGATCAACGTCAAGTAG
- a CDS encoding DUF5954 family protein: MSDDWKLRLERMKRDLVASGDPVAWVSEADAVQASLRFPSLAVRGALFGVAVQRKGGEGGGEWRMVTPLQDGMPQVSRDGLNSRLWFRAKDDTDDPHVRRELLAAVAVLEREAVDEVEVLDERYRIVRGDELARSGPDGLEPPRPTDVEPIERTWDDRGSADSPDVGFVLDPFRERGLMSEALRLGLRSFEYSGKRYPAAVREDSRRAVVRHPEIALMPVTFGVVERTGDTWRPEGSLLATPHDARRFLYSALTRIWPLLYEFGEAQRERYARIAEKYRAADRADELTVDDRLFRICRVERIVRFGPDGPEKPRPSDIDDYGPMKMHPSMDAMTGEVHHGE; the protein is encoded by the coding sequence ATGAGCGATGACTGGAAGCTACGGCTGGAGCGCATGAAGCGGGATCTCGTCGCCAGTGGGGACCCCGTCGCTTGGGTGAGTGAGGCCGACGCCGTGCAGGCCTCGCTGCGGTTTCCGTCTCTCGCCGTGCGGGGCGCCCTGTTCGGGGTGGCCGTGCAGCGCAAGGGCGGGGAAGGGGGTGGGGAGTGGCGGATGGTGACGCCCTTACAGGACGGCATGCCGCAGGTCTCGCGGGACGGCCTGAACTCCAGGCTCTGGTTCCGCGCCAAGGACGACACCGACGACCCCCACGTGCGGCGGGAGTTGCTCGCCGCCGTGGCCGTGCTGGAGCGGGAGGCCGTCGACGAGGTGGAAGTGCTCGACGAGCGGTACCGGATCGTCCGGGGGGACGAGCTCGCCAGGAGTGGTCCCGACGGTCTCGAGCCGCCCCGGCCCACCGACGTGGAGCCGATCGAGCGGACCTGGGACGACCGCGGGTCGGCCGACTCCCCCGATGTCGGCTTCGTGCTCGACCCGTTCAGAGAGCGCGGGCTCATGTCCGAGGCCCTGCGGCTCGGGCTGCGCAGCTTCGAGTACTCCGGGAAGCGCTACCCCGCCGCCGTCCGCGAGGACTCCCGGCGGGCGGTCGTACGGCATCCCGAGATCGCCCTGATGCCCGTCACCTTCGGGGTCGTCGAGCGGACCGGCGACACCTGGCGGCCCGAGGGGTCCCTCCTGGCCACCCCGCACGACGCCCGGCGGTTCCTCTACTCCGCGCTCACCCGGATCTGGCCGCTGCTCTACGAGTTCGGCGAGGCCCAGCGCGAGCGGTACGCCCGGATCGCCGAGAAGTACCGTGCCGCCGACCGGGCCGACGAACTCACGGTCGACGACCGCCTGTTCAGGATCTGCCGCGTCGAGCGCATCGTCCGCTTCGGCCCGGACGGGCCCGAGAAGCCCCGGCCCTCGGACATCGACGACTACGGGCCCATGAAGATGCATCCCTCCATGGACGCCATGACCGGAGAGGTCCATCACGGCGAGTGA
- a CDS encoding response regulator — MSGVSGRVLVVDDNRVIRQLIRVNLELEGFEVVTAADGAECLDVVHRVCPDVVTLDVVMPRLDGLKTAARLRSDPRTSHLPVAIISAGTEYEREGGASGVDAFLAKPFEPSELVRVVRQLMHRERRGQHGEGAGQEQEGGEEPPASWRARGWVR; from the coding sequence GTGTCAGGCGTGTCCGGGCGGGTGCTCGTTGTCGATGACAACAGGGTGATCCGCCAGCTGATCAGGGTCAATCTCGAACTCGAGGGGTTCGAGGTGGTGACCGCGGCCGATGGTGCCGAGTGCCTGGATGTCGTGCATCGGGTCTGTCCTGATGTCGTCACCCTCGATGTCGTCATGCCCCGGCTGGACGGGTTGAAGACCGCCGCTCGCCTGCGGTCCGATCCGCGGACCAGTCACCTCCCCGTGGCGATCATCAGTGCCGGCACCGAATACGAGAGGGAGGGCGGCGCCTCCGGCGTGGACGCCTTCCTCGCCAAGCCCTTCGAGCCGTCCGAGCTCGTGCGGGTCGTGCGTCAGCTCATGCACCGGGAGCGGCGCGGGCAGCACGGCGAGGGAGCCGGGCAGGAGCAGGAGGGCGGCGAGGAGCCGCCCGCATCCTGGAGAGCGCGCGGCTGGGTGCGCTAG
- the nrtL gene encoding ArgS-related anticodon-binding protein NrtL: MTPADLSLTVLHAVRRAVDEGALRVEVPPRVKVERPRPGGVGDYASSIALSLARPSGRQPLDVAGILKERLHGSPGIRAVDITGPGFLNFTLDVGQGAQLVREVGETGPAYGHSDALGGSVVRLADATEDRARLVNETVVRLLRSQGADAEVGGAGASERIHVLPAPFTPDLLGPDAARWALLRPAPHDHALPGGPLLVQHERNALFRVRYAHSRARALVRNGAQLGIRAGYEAEAEPEARGDAQGEVRGEVPSDAHADVRADADAGADAGVRAHARAGAPDTHTAAPAPALLALLADHPAVLLAAARHRAPDRVARHLEGVADVLLGFQHTVLPLGDEKPSAAHRSRLALAEAAGTVLAGGLSLLGISAPDQI, from the coding sequence GTGACCCCCGCGGACCTCTCCCTCACCGTGCTGCACGCCGTGCGCCGTGCGGTCGACGAGGGTGCGCTGCGGGTCGAGGTGCCCCCGCGCGTCAAGGTGGAGCGGCCCCGGCCGGGCGGTGTCGGCGACTACGCCAGCAGCATCGCCCTCAGCCTCGCGCGGCCCTCCGGGCGGCAGCCCCTCGACGTCGCCGGGATCCTCAAGGAGCGGCTGCACGGCAGCCCCGGGATCCGCGCCGTCGACATCACCGGGCCCGGGTTCCTCAACTTCACCCTCGACGTCGGACAGGGCGCGCAGCTCGTCCGGGAGGTGGGGGAGACCGGGCCGGCGTACGGGCACTCCGACGCGCTCGGCGGCAGTGTCGTACGGCTCGCCGATGCCACCGAGGACCGGGCCCGGCTCGTCAACGAGACCGTCGTCCGGCTGCTCCGTTCCCAGGGGGCCGACGCGGAGGTGGGTGGCGCCGGCGCGAGCGAGCGGATCCACGTCCTTCCCGCTCCCTTCACCCCCGACCTCCTCGGTCCCGACGCCGCCCGCTGGGCGCTCCTGCGGCCCGCCCCCCACGATCACGCCCTCCCCGGCGGCCCCCTCCTCGTCCAGCACGAGCGCAACGCCCTCTTCCGCGTGCGGTACGCCCACTCCCGGGCCCGGGCTCTGGTCCGTAACGGCGCACAGCTCGGCATCCGGGCCGGGTACGAGGCCGAGGCCGAGCCCGAGGCCCGAGGCGATGCCCAGGGCGAGGTCCGGGGTGAGGTCCCGAGCGATGCCCACGCCGACGTCCGGGCCGATGCCGACGCCGGGGCCGATGCCGGCGTCCGCGCCCATGCCCGCGCGGGCGCCCCCGACACCCACACCGCCGCCCCCGCCCCCGCCCTCCTCGCCCTCCTCGCCGATCACCCCGCCGTTCTCCTCGCCGCCGCGCGCCACCGCGCGCCCGACCGGGTCGCCCGGCACCTCGAAGGCGTCGCCGACGTGCTTCTCGGGTTCCAGCACACCGTTCTGCCCCTCGGTGACGAGAAACCCTCGGCCGCCCACCGTTCCCGGCTCGCGCTCGCCGAAGCCGCCGGGACGGTGCTCGCCGGTGGCCTCTCCCTGCTCGGCATCAGCGCACCCGACCAGATCTGA
- the lysA gene encoding diaminopimelate decarboxylase → MSRSAHPAGPRHADVLPEGHYSAPPADLNQLDPKVWARTVARDERGVVTVGGIGVDALQQEFGTPAYFLDEDDFRARCRAWADAFGKDADVFYAGKAFLSRAVVRWLKEEGLNLDVCSGGELSTALSAGMPAERIAFHGNNKSEGEIRRAVEVGVGRIVLDSFQEIVRVAHIAQALGKRQRVQIRVTVGVEAHTHEFIATAHEDQKFGIALAGGQAAEAVRRALSLDGLELIGIHSHIGSQIFDMAGFEVSARRVVQLLAEVRDEHGVELPEIDLGGGLGIAYTSDDDPREPHDIAKALSEIVTRECESAGLATPRISVEPGRAIVGPTAFTLYEVGTVKPLEGLRTYVSVDGGMSDNIRTALYDAEYSVALVSRTSDAEPVLVRVVGKHCESGDIVVRDAFLPADVAPGDLLAVPATGAYCRSMASNYNHALRPPVVAVRDGEARVIVRRETEEDLLRLDVG, encoded by the coding sequence ATGAGCCGTTCCGCACACCCCGCCGGGCCCCGTCACGCCGACGTCCTTCCCGAGGGGCACTACTCCGCCCCGCCCGCCGACCTCAACCAGCTCGACCCCAAGGTCTGGGCGCGCACCGTCGCGCGGGACGAGCGGGGGGTCGTGACCGTGGGCGGGATCGGAGTCGACGCGCTGCAGCAGGAGTTCGGCACGCCCGCGTACTTCCTCGACGAGGACGACTTCCGGGCGCGCTGCCGGGCCTGGGCCGACGCCTTCGGCAAGGACGCCGACGTGTTCTACGCCGGCAAGGCGTTCCTGTCGCGGGCCGTCGTGCGGTGGCTCAAGGAGGAGGGGCTGAACCTGGACGTGTGCTCCGGGGGCGAGCTCAGCACCGCGCTCTCGGCCGGGATGCCCGCCGAGCGCATCGCCTTCCACGGGAACAACAAGAGCGAGGGCGAGATCCGGCGGGCCGTCGAGGTCGGGGTCGGGCGGATCGTGCTCGACTCGTTCCAGGAGATCGTCCGGGTCGCGCACATCGCGCAGGCCCTCGGCAAGCGGCAGCGGGTGCAGATCCGGGTGACGGTGGGCGTCGAGGCGCACACGCACGAGTTCATCGCCACCGCCCACGAGGACCAGAAGTTCGGCATCGCCCTCGCGGGCGGCCAGGCCGCGGAGGCCGTGCGCCGCGCGCTGTCGCTGGACGGGCTCGAGCTCATCGGCATCCACTCGCACATCGGGTCGCAGATCTTCGACATGGCCGGCTTCGAGGTGTCCGCGCGGCGGGTCGTGCAGCTGCTCGCCGAGGTGCGGGACGAGCACGGCGTCGAGCTGCCCGAGATCGACCTCGGCGGCGGCCTCGGCATCGCGTACACCTCCGACGACGACCCGCGCGAGCCGCACGACATCGCCAAGGCGCTCTCCGAGATCGTGACGCGCGAGTGCGAGTCCGCCGGGCTCGCCACGCCGCGGATCTCCGTCGAGCCGGGGCGCGCCATCGTCGGTCCCACCGCCTTCACCCTGTACGAGGTGGGGACGGTCAAGCCGCTGGAGGGGCTGCGCACGTACGTCTCCGTCGACGGCGGCATGTCGGACAACATCCGCACCGCTCTGTACGACGCCGAGTACAGCGTCGCCCTCGTCTCGCGGACGAGTGACGCCGAGCCCGTGCTCGTGCGCGTCGTCGGCAAGCACTGCGAGAGCGGCGACATCGTCGTACGCGACGCCTTCCTGCCCGCCGACGTGGCGCCCGGCGACCTGCTCGCCGTGCCGGCCACCGGGGCGTACTGCCGCTCCATGGCGAGCAACTACAACCACGCGCTGCGCCCGCCCGTCGTCGCGGTGCGGGACGGCGAGGCGCGGGTCATCGTGCGGCGCGAGACGGAGGAAGATCTCCTGCGTCTCGACGTCGGGTGA
- a CDS encoding homoserine dehydrogenase, whose protein sequence is MMRTRPLKVALLGCGVVGSEVARIMTTHAADLAARIGAPVELAGVAVRRPDKVRGGVPAELITTDATALVKRGDIDVVVEVIGGIEPARTLITTAFEHGASVVSANKALLAQDGAALYAAAQEHGEDLYYEAAVAGAIPLIRPLRESLAGDKINRVMGIVNGTTNFILDKMDTSGAGYSEALDEATALGYAEADPTADVEGFDAAAKAAILAGIAFHTRVRLDDVYREGMTEVTAADFASAKQMGCTIKLLAICERAADGESVTARVHPAMIPLSHPLASVREAYNAVFVEAEAAGRLMFYGPGAGGSPTASAVLGDLVAVCRNKLNGANGPGESAYTQLPVSPMGDVVTRYHISLDVADKPGVLAQVATVFAEHGVSIDTVRQTGKDGEASLVVVTHRAPDAALSGTVEALRKLDTVRGVASIMRVEGE, encoded by the coding sequence ATGATGCGTACGCGTCCGCTGAAGGTGGCGCTGCTGGGCTGTGGAGTGGTCGGCTCAGAGGTGGCGCGCATCATGACGACGCACGCCGCCGACCTCGCCGCGCGCATCGGCGCTCCGGTCGAGCTCGCCGGCGTGGCCGTCCGCCGGCCCGACAAGGTGCGCGGCGGCGTGCCCGCCGAGCTGATCACCACCGACGCCACCGCCCTGGTCAAACGCGGGGACATCGACGTGGTCGTCGAGGTCATCGGCGGGATCGAGCCGGCCCGCACGCTCATCACCACCGCCTTCGAGCACGGCGCCTCCGTCGTCTCCGCCAACAAGGCGCTGCTCGCCCAGGACGGCGCGGCCCTCTACGCGGCCGCGCAGGAGCACGGCGAGGACCTCTACTACGAGGCCGCCGTCGCCGGCGCCATCCCGCTGATCCGGCCGCTGCGCGAGTCGCTCGCCGGCGACAAGATCAACCGCGTGATGGGCATCGTCAACGGGACGACCAACTTCATCCTCGACAAGATGGACACCTCGGGGGCCGGCTACTCCGAGGCGCTCGACGAGGCCACCGCGCTCGGATACGCCGAGGCCGACCCGACCGCCGACGTCGAGGGCTTCGACGCCGCCGCCAAGGCCGCCATCCTGGCCGGGATCGCCTTCCACACCCGTGTGCGCCTCGACGACGTGTACCGCGAGGGCATGACCGAGGTGACCGCCGCCGACTTCGCCTCGGCGAAGCAGATGGGCTGCACCATCAAGCTGCTCGCCATCTGCGAGCGGGCCGCCGACGGCGAGTCCGTCACCGCGCGCGTGCACCCGGCGATGATCCCGCTCAGCCACCCGCTCGCCTCCGTCCGCGAGGCGTACAACGCCGTCTTCGTCGAGGCGGAGGCCGCCGGGCGGCTCATGTTCTACGGCCCCGGGGCCGGCGGCTCGCCGACCGCGTCGGCCGTCCTCGGCGACCTGGTCGCCGTGTGCCGCAACAAGCTCAACGGGGCCAACGGCCCCGGCGAGTCCGCGTACACCCAGCTGCCCGTGAGCCCCATGGGCGACGTGGTGACGCGGTACCACATCAGTCTCGACGTGGCCGACAAGCCGGGCGTCCTCGCCCAGGTCGCGACGGTCTTCGCCGAGCACGGCGTGTCGATCGACACCGTCCGCCAGACGGGCAAGGACGGCGAGGCCTCCCTCGTCGTCGTCACCCACCGCGCGCCCGACGCCGCCCTCTCCGGGACCGTCGAGGCGCTGCGCAAGCTGGACACCGTTCGTGGTGTCGCCAGCATCATGCGTGTTGAAGGGGAGTAA